The Phyllostomus discolor isolate MPI-MPIP mPhyDis1 chromosome 4, mPhyDis1.pri.v3, whole genome shotgun sequence genome window below encodes:
- the TSBP1 gene encoding testis-expressed basic protein 1: protein MDGELAKKSDPRALILKRGGTSKPKSSQEENKEALKKEILFTDSDKSLMHAAKGIELEEDKMGMKAKVKESDMEMPKRQEAQVEESESKIPQGQKPQVKDSEAGIRQRQESQVQNSEAGKPQGQESQVKESESKIPQGQEPQVKDSEAVKPQGQESQVKESESKIPQGQEPQVKDTEAVKPQGQESQVKESESKIPQGQEPQVKDTESEKPQGQESQVENKNSEDKGNQDKEKEDAGKNEDAKENEAKKKTSGGKKSQS from the coding sequence ATGGATGGAGAACTTGCAAAAAAATCAGATCCCAGAGCCCTGATTCTAAAACGTGGAGGCACTTCAAAACCTAAGAGTAGccaagaagaaaacaaggaagcactaaagaaggaaatcttattcACAGATTCTGATAAGTCATTGATGCATGCAGCAAAAGGCATTGAGTTGGAGGAAGACAAGATGGGAATGAAGGCCAAGGTAAAGGAGAGTGACATGGAAATGCCAAAAAGACAGGAAGCTCAAGTAGAGGAGAGTGAGTCCAAAATACCACAAGGACAAAAACCTCAAGTAAAGGACAGTGAGGCTGGAATACGGCAAAGACAAGAATCTCAAGTACAGAACAGTGAGGCTGGAAAACCACAAGGACAAGAATCTCAAGTAAAAGAGAGTGAGTCCAAAATACCACAAGGACAAGAACCTCAAGTAAAGGACAGTGAGGCTGTAAAACCACAAGGACAAGAATCTCAAGTAAAAGAGAGTGAGTCCAAAATACCACAAGGACAAGAACCTCAAGTAAAGGACACTGAGGCTGTAAAACCACAAGGACAAGAATCTCAAGTAAAAGAAAGTGAGTCCAAAATACCACAAGGACAAGAACCTCAAGTAAAGGACACTGAGTCTGAAAAACCACAAGGACAAGAATCTCAAGTAGAAAACAAGAATTCTGAAGATAAAGGAAACCaggacaaagaaaaggaagatgcaggaaagaatgaagatgcaaaagaaaatgaagccaaAAAGAAGACAAGTGgtggaaaaaaaagtcaaagctaa